DNA from Roseimicrobium sp. ORNL1:
GCGGTCCACATCTCTTCACCACTCGGCACGGCGAGCTGGCGCACGGGAGCATTCGCCCGGCCGGAGGTGAGGAAGGCGCTTTTGAAGTCAGGCGCGTAGGCGACGGACGTGAGGTCGTCGATGGAGCGGCTCACCGTGATCGCCAGCGGCGCATCTGCCGCGCAGCGCACCACACCGCGCTCACGCATGGCGACCAGAGCCTCCGAGCCATCTTGATTCACGGCAATCCAGCGTGGGGTGACGGAGATTTTCGAAACCCACAGGACCTTCATGTCGGCGAGAGAGAGCATCGCCACCAGGTCATCCTCCGGTCCGGGTACCTCGAAGGCCAGACCCACTGCTTTGCCATCAGCGGACACGGCCATGGATTGTGCGAGGATGTTGCGTGTGATTTCAGGGAATATTTCCTTCACGCTCATGCGGCGGGGCTCACCGGCGGGAGCGGGTTCGTGGAGCGTGAGGCCTGCATTGGTGAAGACCAGCAAACTCTGCGTGCCCGGCACGAACTCCACCGCGACAGGTGGCGCCATCTGCTTCGCGTTGGGATTGTTGGGATTTATCTGCCGCATCTCCGGTGGCAGGGTGAGCAGTCGCTTGCCTGCGTCATCCTCTACCATCACCGCGCCGGATTGGTTGGAGAAGGCGATGCGCTTCCCATCCGGAGCCCATGCCAGCGCGCGTAGCGTGAGAGTGCCCGTGGTGGACTTCCCCAAGGTGCGCACCACGGCGAGATCCGTGGCATCCAGAATTTCGATGCCCGCGCTGTGCAGACTCGCCAGCAGAGTGCCTTTCACTGCGGTGCGTAAGGGCCCGCGGTCCAGACCTACGGCGGATACCGCCTGCTGGATCTCGATGGTCCACAAACCGTCGCGGAATCCTTTGAGAATCCGCTTCAGTCGCAGTCGTGCCTCTTCACTGGAATGCGACGCCATGGCGGCTCGCATCGCCGGTTCGGAGTCAATCATCTGCGAGAGCGCCTGCTGCGCCTCATCCCGCAGACGCACCTTGGGAGCGGCGAGCTGATCGATGAGTTCCTGAAGGCGCGCACCTTCTGGCGCCGGCTCCTGGGCGGAGAGCGCCGTGGCAAAGCCAAGGCATAGGATGGTGAGGAGCCTCTTCATGCGGAGGTGGAGACAGGAGTTCGTGGCGTGTAGCGCCCCGCACGGCGAAGCACCCATTCCAGGCTCAACAGCGCGAGCACGGCGGACCACCATGGCCAGCGGCTCCAGATGGGTGCCGGCCATGCACGTGCATCACGCGCGGCCCGCGCTTCAGAAGCCGCACGGCACGCCGCGACGGCAGACTCGGGTGTGGTGAGCACCGTGCCACCACCCGCCTGGGCGAGCTCCGTCATCAGCGTGACGTCCGGTGCGGAGCGGGTGTATTCGCTGTTCTGCACCAGCACTCCGCAATGCACCGCATCGGTGAGTGATTCGCGTCCGGCAGTGGTGTCGAAAAGCACCTGCACTTCTTTCACTGTGAGATCCGCTGGAACAGACAAGGTGCCGGTGAACTCACGGCGATCGCGATCATAGATGAGGCGGACACGCGGGCTGCCGGGCACATCAAGCCGCGCGCCAATTTCCTGCACGGCTATTTTTGCAGGGTCTGACTCCGCGAGGAATTCTGCCGCCACGGGGAGTGGTGTGCCCGGTCGTGCTTGTGCTGCCAGAATCTTTCCGGAGAGCTTGTCACGCCGCCAGCGGATGCTGTTTTCCGCGAGCCATTTCATCGTATTCACCCAGAAGGCTGCGTAGTACGGAGAGGGATGTGGCGGGCGCGGAGTGGCGGGGGCGCGTGCTTCGCTGGGATGCGTGGTAAGGGATGCTCCCTGACCCAGCTCAATGCGATCTCCCAGCGTGGGCGCGTTGTCACTGCTCCAGCGGATGACGTATTCACCCCAGCCACCATTCGGATCCGGCAGGTAGGCAATGGAACGTCCGCGTCCGTAATTCTGCGCGGCGATGACTGGCTGCTCGGGTTCATCCTGCACCACGGCGAGCACGGTGGCGCCGGGCTTCGCGCGGCGCACACGGTTCATGCCGCCGAACTTCGGATGTGTATCGAGGATGGCAGCGTTCTCTTTTGCATCCGGCGTCATCTGCCAGATGGGATGTGTCCGCACGGAGAGGGGAATGGTGACCTCCAGTGCCTTGCCATAGTGACCATCGCCATAGTCCAGCATGTCCACCGGCGTGATCTTTTCCCACGGGGTGCGGTCATAGTTGCCGGTATCAAAGGCGGTATTGCCACCCGCCATGAGGAATCCACCCCCGCGCTCCACCACCCAGTCCACGACCCATTGCATCTGCTCCGGTGAGAAGTTTCCCACCGGCACATCGCTGACCATGATTACGTCATAGCTGTGCAGTTCCTCCCGCGTGGTGGGGAAGGGGCGAGAGGAATCCACGAGCATCTCACCGTTGGCAAACTTCACGGCAAAGAGATTCGGCTTGTCCACATACTGGCTCACCGGGGTGAAGGTCACGCATTCGATCTCTCCGGTGCCGGTGCAGGCTGCGGTGATCATCTCGATGTCATTCACAAAGTGCCCCTCGGAACCCAGCGAGCGTTTGGCATGCGTTCCCTCGGCGAGGAGCACGCGCAGCTTCGTGGTCACCACCTCCAGCGTGAAGCTGAAGCGGTTGTCCTCCAGCGTGGCTTCGGTGCCCGGGCCGGAAAGTTCCAACGTATAACGTGCCGTCTGTGCCGGGGTCACGAAGCTGACCTTGCGCGACGCGGTGGCGAAGCCGGAATCCGGTGATGGCGATGAAAAGCGAACAGGCTGACGCGCGACTTCCGCGCCCTCTTCATCCCGGAGGATGAGTTCAAAGTTTTCATTGGGAGTCACGCCGCCCGCCTCCAGTTCCACGGGTACGATCACGCGTGATTGCGCTCGCACCATGCGCGGTGGGAGCACGGAGAGGAGTGTCGCATTCCGGGCTGGGACATCGCGACCCACCACTTTCGTGGAGACGCGGATGCCCGCATCATGCAGACCTCCCAGGGCAGCGCTGAGGCGGGATGCGTCCTGGGTGCAGCCATCAGACACGACAATCACGTGGTCGATGCTCGTGCCACTTCCGCTGCTTGCCAGTTTTTCCAACGCTCCTGCGAGCTTGGTCTGTTGGCCATTTGGCAGGTTGCTGTCCGCCTGCAGCATGGCAGCAGAGATGATGGTGGAATCTCCCGCGAACCGATGCATCTCTGGCTCGGGCAATCCTGCGGACTTCAAGGACGCACCCAGGTCGTGCGTCCACTTCAGCGCTTCTTCCCATCGCGTGCCGCTTTCCGTTCCCGCGAGCGTCATGCTGGCAGAGGCATCCAGCAGCACCGCACTGTGTGACGTCTTCGTGGGAGTGCTTACATTCACCGAAGGATTCAGCAGGATGAAGGTGAGCAAGGCGATGGTTCCGAGCCGCAACACGAGAACAGGAGCTTGAAGCCATGAGGGACGCAGCGGCCTGCCTCGCATCGCCGCCATCACTGCGACCACGGCAGCACAACCGCCCAGACCGGCGATCAGCGCGACGGGCAAAGCGGGTTGAAGTGTGGAGTAAAAGTCCATGCAGGAGAAGAGCAGCGGGATGGCGATTACTCTTGCTCTGCGTCCATGGGCAGACGGATGGCGAGTGTTTGCTCTTCCAGTCCGGTTCTCGTCTTCACTCGATTGACTCCCTCAATGAGCGCTGCCTGCGCAGCGGTAAAGTCGGTCACGGGTTTGCCATTGATCTCGGTGATGTCCATGCCCACTGCGAGCCCGGTCTTCGCCTTCTCGCGCTTCCCAATCTGCGCGACGGTGATAGCGCCCTGTGCCTTGCGAAAGTCGATCCCGGGCAGCGCATCCAGGCGGAAGGTCGTGCTCGCTGCGACGGCGGATGATTCATTGCGCCCGGCAGTGAGTGTGGCGATGAGTTCTTTTCCTCCGCGTTGATACGTCAGCGGCAACGTGCCGCCCGGCTTCACCAGGGAAGAGAGGAAGCGGAGATCTCCGCGTGAAAAAACTCTCTGGCCCGCGGCCGCGAGGATGATGTCACCTTGCTTCAAGCCGCCTGAGGATGCAGGCCCATTTTCCATCACTTGAGAGAGTTTTGCGCCCGCCATGCTGATGAGCCCGGCTGCTTCCATGTCCTTGCGTGTAGGCTCTTCGATCTGCCATCCGAAGAACCCGCGCTCCACCTTTCCTGTTTCAGCAAGTTGGGAGACCACACTCCGCACGAGGTTCGAGGGGATGGCAAAACCAATGCCTACATTGAAGCGTCCCGCGGCACCCCAGATGGCGGTGTTGATACCCACCAGCCTTCCGTGCTGATCTGCAAGCACGCCGCCGGAATTGCCAGGATTGATGGCCGCATCCGTTTGGATGTAGCTCTCATAACCACCCTGCGTGGTGAGATTGAGATTCGCGCGACGGACGGCGGACACCATACCCTTCGTCGCGGTGATGCCTATCTTGAAGGGATTGCCCACCGCGTACACCGGATCGCCCACGCGCACGCCGTCGCTGTCAGCGAGGTGCAGAAACGGCAGGCTGGTTGCCTTGATTTTCAGCAGTGCCAGATCGGTGAGTGGATCGTCGCCGATGACTTCCGCATCGTAGCGTCGCCGGTCCGGGAACTCCACGGAGATCGCATCCGCTTGCTTGCCGTTGGAAAGATGAATCACGTGACTGTTGGTGACGATCCAGCCCTCCGGACCAATCACTACGCCGGAGCCCACGCCCTGCACCCGCTCGTTCTCACGACTGCCACCGTCTCCACCTTTGCCCTTTGGTCCGGAGAGATCACGGTTGAAGAATTGATCGAGCGGGTTTTTCGCGTCCTCACCTTCGACAATGCGCGCGGGAAATACGGAGACCACCGCTGGCGTGACCACATCGATCAAATCGGCGTCACTGGTATACACCTTGGCAGCACCGGTGGGCGCGGCGAAGGCGACTGCCGCCTGTCCCGCAGCCATGCGTGAAGGCTCGGCGTGCAGCATGAGGGCGCCCGCGAGAAAGAAGAGTCCTGCGAGTGCGGCGGGCTTATTGGGATTCATTGCCAAAGTCATCTGAAAGGTTGCGGAAGTAGGCTTCAATCTCGCGCCGGTACTGCTCTGGTACACGGCTCTGCGCGGCCTGGACGGTCCCGCTGCCGGGGAGGGCGGTCATGAGCAAGTCGAGACGTTCGATGATGCCGTCGAAGGCAGGCACGAGAGGCACGCCTGTGGCCAGTTGATTTGCCAGTCCAGAAATCGTGCCATCACCAAGACGTTGTGCCTCCAGCGCGAAGCGCTCGATGTCAGCCCTGGGAGTGCCAGGGCCGGGTTTTCCTTCCTTGTTTTCGGTTCCCACGCCTGAACCTTTGCCGGGCATGGCCTGGGCGGGGATGGTGATCTTCTTGCCGTTGATGTTCACGGTCTGACCGGGCTGCATTCCCTGCGCGAGAAGTCTTTCGATGAGCCTCTGCTCCTCTGCCGTTCGCGCGGCCTCAGCCTCCTTTGCGGCCTTGTCGCGCAAGCCTTTCGCTTTCTCGCGCACGTCCGCGAGATGGGCAAGGCGTGTGGCATTGAGCCGGGCAGCCTCAGCGTTCAAGGCCTTTGCCATCTTGTCGAGTCGTGCGGCGATGTCCTTGCCATCCGGAGCGCCTGCGCCCGGTTGTTGTCCATCACCCGGCTTGGTACTCGTGCCTGCGCCGGGTTTTGTCCCATCGCCAGCGGTGCCGCCTTCGGCAGGCTGTTGCTTGCCATCGCCCGTCTTGCCGCTGCCATTGCCTGCGGTGAGTTGCTTCAAGTCTTTGGACAGCGCTTCCGTGCCGGCGCGTGCCCGGAGAGCAGCGAGTTCCGCTGCGCTCAAGCCGCCGGTGCCGGCTCCTTCCTGCTTTCCGTTCTTACCGGGTCCTTCAGAATCACCTTTGCCACCCTCCGCTGCGAGTTCTGCCAGTGCCTTCAGGATTTCATCGGCGAGTCCTGCATTGCGTGCGGCTTCTTTGAGTGCCTGCTGTTCGGCTTGCTTCTTTTGTTTGTCCTCGTTCTTGTTGTTGGTAGCGACTTCTTCCTGTTTTTCACCAGCGCGCTTGCCCTGACCTGAGCCCTCGCCCTCACCGCTGCCTTTGCCCTGGCCATCTCCTTTTCCTTTCCCTTCTCCGGATTTCTTGCTGTCGGATTGTGCCTTGCCCGCCATCTGCTTCAGCGTTTCCGCGAGTCTCTCTTCAACCATGGCGCGAATGAAGTCGGCGAGATCGCGAAGCTGATGTTCGGCGTCAGCCAGCGGTTGCTGGGCGGTGACATGCTCTTTCGTGTGCAGACGCTCATCGGCTTCGCGCATGAATCTTTCGGACGCAGCCATGAGCTTGAGCATCTGCTCATTCTTTTTCGGATGCGCCACGATGGCGGAGAACAGCTCGCCACCATCCGTCGCGGCCACTTCCTGCTGCCGGCGTGACGACTCCAGCGGCGCCGTGGCCTTCCTCTCTCCGGTTGCAATCTGTTCCCGCACGGATTTCTCTTCATTGGCGAGGCGTTCCGCTTCTTTGGCAAGTTCCTCCAGGGGCTTTGGCTTGCTGTCATCCTCTTCGTCGACGTCATCCTCTTCTCCGAACGGGCTGTGGATGAGAATGAGGTGCTTGCGGATCTGCAGCAGTGAGGCAAGCGCACGATCTGAGGCTGGATGTGCCTGCTCCGTCAGCATGCGTGCGAGGTAGCGGCTGGTGTCGCCCATCTGTGCTGCCGCGGTGAGGAGGAGGGCGAGGTCATCACGGGGCACAGATGGCAGCTTGTCCCACACGGCGTAGAGTTCGTTTGTCTTCGCGATGACATCCTGCTGCTTCACGTCCGTCTCCTGACACCTGGGGACGATGCCTTCCGCCTGCTCGTTCTTCGCGTCCTCTTTCAGCACATGGCAATCGGAAACGACGACACGCTGGGCGCGGATAAGCTGGTTCAGCTTGGCGAATTGCTGCTTCTCCATCGGCGGCGGTTTTTCCCCGCCCGCTTGCATTTCAAGCTTCTTGAAGTCACGAATGTCGATGCAGCGGAGTGGGCTCACGCTGCGAGGGCCGCCGCGTGGCTTGTGATCCAGCGCATAGGCGTAGAGTTTTACGTTATCGCGAAGTGTCAGCGGCACGGTCTCCAGCATGGCGCGTGTGAGCTCGGAAATGTCGCGCTGGTCCTTCTC
Protein-coding regions in this window:
- a CDS encoding glutamine amidotransferase — encoded protein: MDFYSTLQPALPVALIAGLGGCAAVVAVMAAMRGRPLRPSWLQAPVLVLRLGTIALLTFILLNPSVNVSTPTKTSHSAVLLDASASMTLAGTESGTRWEEALKWTHDLGASLKSAGLPEPEMHRFAGDSTIISAAMLQADSNLPNGQQTKLAGALEKLASSGSGTSIDHVIVVSDGCTQDASRLSAALGGLHDAGIRVSTKVVGRDVPARNATLLSVLPPRMVRAQSRVIVPVELEAGGVTPNENFELILRDEEGAEVARQPVRFSSPSPDSGFATASRKVSFVTPAQTARYTLELSGPGTEATLEDNRFSFTLEVVTTKLRVLLAEGTHAKRSLGSEGHFVNDIEMITAACTGTGEIECVTFTPVSQYVDKPNLFAVKFANGEMLVDSSRPFPTTREELHSYDVIMVSDVPVGNFSPEQMQWVVDWVVERGGGFLMAGGNTAFDTGNYDRTPWEKITPVDMLDYGDGHYGKALEVTIPLSVRTHPIWQMTPDAKENAAILDTHPKFGGMNRVRRAKPGATVLAVVQDEPEQPVIAAQNYGRGRSIAYLPDPNGGWGEYVIRWSSDNAPTLGDRIELGQGASLTTHPSEARAPATPRPPHPSPYYAAFWVNTMKWLAENSIRWRRDKLSGKILAAQARPGTPLPVAAEFLAESDPAKIAVQEIGARLDVPGSPRVRLIYDRDRREFTGTLSVPADLTVKEVQVLFDTTAGRESLTDAVHCGVLVQNSEYTRSAPDVTLMTELAQAGGGTVLTTPESAVAACRAASEARAARDARAWPAPIWSRWPWWSAVLALLSLEWVLRRAGRYTPRTPVSTSA
- a CDS encoding trypsin-like peptidase domain-containing protein encodes the protein MNPNKPAALAGLFFLAGALMLHAEPSRMAAGQAAVAFAAPTGAAKVYTSDADLIDVVTPAVVSVFPARIVEGEDAKNPLDQFFNRDLSGPKGKGGDGGSRENERVQGVGSGVVIGPEGWIVTNSHVIHLSNGKQADAISVEFPDRRRYDAEVIGDDPLTDLALLKIKATSLPFLHLADSDGVRVGDPVYAVGNPFKIGITATKGMVSAVRRANLNLTTQGGYESYIQTDAAINPGNSGGVLADQHGRLVGINTAIWGAAGRFNVGIGFAIPSNLVRSVVSQLAETGKVERGFFGWQIEEPTRKDMEAAGLISMAGAKLSQVMENGPASSGGLKQGDIILAAAGQRVFSRGDLRFLSSLVKPGGTLPLTYQRGGKELIATLTAGRNESSAVAASTTFRLDALPGIDFRKAQGAITVAQIGKREKAKTGLAVGMDITEINGKPVTDFTAAQAALIEGVNRVKTRTGLEEQTLAIRLPMDAEQE